In Nisaea acidiphila, the DNA window CCGCTTCAACGAGACCTCGCCGTACCTGGAGGACCTCCGGAACTTCAACGCCCTGCCGTTGCGGGACTGGGGGCTGATCTTCAAGCCGCAGTTCTGGGGTTTCTTCGTCCTCGACCCTGCCTGGGCCTATTCGCTGCATCACGCGATCTTCATCGTGGCTTTTCTCGCCGGATGGCGGCGGCTCTTTCACCTGCTCGGTTTCGGGTGGAGCGAGGCCACGCTCGCGGCGTTCGTCGTATTCTTCTTTCCCTATACGCAGCTCTGGTGGACGACGACAGGCTCGCTGCTGGCGGGTTTCCCTTGGCTTATCGTCTGCCTCTTCTGGCAAACCGCCGTCTGGAAGCGTGTGCTGGTCCTATCCTGGCTCAGCGCGAGCTGGCTGATCAGCCATCTCTATCCGCCAATCGTCGTCACTTGCGCCTTCGCCGGAGTGGTGTTGCTCCTGGCATTCCGCGCGCGAGAAACGCTCCGCCCTTCGATCATCCTGCCCGGCCTGCTGGGAGCGGCGCTCGGAGCGGCGATTGCTGTGTTCTATTTGCAGGACGCATTCCTGGTGATGTCAAAGACGGTCTATCCGGGCGACCGGTCCATCGATGGCGGGCAATTGTCTTTCTGGCAGTGGGTCTCGACGTTCCTGCCGGGGCTCGGGACGACGGGCCGGGAGCCGATCGTCAGTACGAGGAATTATCTGGAAACCGTTGCGGGCGGGAGTTTTCTGCTGGCGGGCTGCTTCCTGTTCTGCCGCTGGCGGAGCCTGAAAGATCTTGCGTTGTCGAGCGATAACGCGGTGCGGACGGCTCGCCGGCGTCTGTTAGTGCTGTTTGCCGGTACGGCAGTGATGTCCGTTTGGCTGCTGGTGCCGCTGCCGAGTGAAGCCGGTGCGGTGCTGCTTTGGGACAAGTTCCTGGCGCCTCGTTTCGTCTTTGCTCTGGGACTTCTATCTCTCTCGATGGCCATGCTGCTTGCTGAACGGCTGGATTTCTCAGTCACGCCGGCGCGCCTCGGCGTGGCTGCGCTCCTGCTGGCCGGACTCTATGGCGGCTTCAGGTTTAGCTATCAGTCTCAGCCTGACTTCGATGGTCTGGAAGTCTGGGGGCCGATCCTTTTCCTGCTTGTTTTGGGCGGGGAATCGCTTCTGTTCCGCATGCGTGCTTTCCCTGCCATGCTCGCCGCGAGCGCCTGCGCGGGCGCCTTGGTATACGGCACTTATAATCCGCTGCAGTCGAGCTATCCGATCTTTCACCGCCCGGACCATCCCGGGGCTGAGGCGTTTCGAAGCTACCAGGAGGCCAATCCCGAGAACCTGTTGCTGATCCGCGAGGTGCCGGGCTCGATCCTCAATGCGTGGGGCTATCGGTCGGTGCAGCATGTGCTGGTGTCGCCCCAGCTTGAATTTTTCCGAGAACGTTTCCCGAAACTCCCGGAAAAACAGTTCAACCGCATCTTCAACCGATATGCGCACATCCAACTGACGGACGAGCCGATACCCTACGTTCCGATGCCGGCGCCCGGTGTGATCCAGCACGATGTGATCCGTGTTCCGATGGTGGCATTCGAAGCTGGCGGCTCATCGGTGAGTACCGGCGGAGGGAGAAACGGCCGGGACGTGGCCGGTCTGGAAATCATCGAGATCGCGCCACGCGGAGTGCCTCTGCCCGACGGTGTTGTCGACGACGTCACGTGGGACGAAGCCGCGCGAACGATGACCCTGCGAGGCTGGGCGCGGTTCTCCATGCTCGATCCGGACAACCGTCTTCTGGTGCTGGCGCCCGGGGCGGAGAGCGCAACGCAGCCGGAACCTGTCTATCGGCCGGATGTTGTGTTCGCTCTCGGAAACGATCAGCGACTTGCCTTTTCAGGATTCACGACGACCGTTCACTTCGGCGACGGTAAGGGAAAGCCCGATACTGTATGTATCTGGTCGCGCGACTCGGATCAGAGATTGTTCCGCCTGGGCGGAGCGGTGAAGAACTGGTCCGGTGGGGCATGCGAACCCAAGGCCGGAGCTAACTAACGCGGCTGGTGCGGTGTGGTGCCGATTCCGAGAAGCCGGAACCAACTTCGCTCTGAGACGTTCCCCCAAAGAGGACGGCCGCATTTCCCCACGCGGCCGTTTCTATTTTGACGGCTCGCAACGAAAATTAACATTTATTATCAGTCTGTTGTGAGCGGATTGGCGCGGCATTTGAATGTCGCGGAACGGTGCCGAACCGTTTGGCATCCGCTCCTTTCCCGGAGCGAAACCGATGAGAGGGAGTTTCCCTTATGAATGTAGATCAGCTAGGCAGCGGCTATTTCGATTATGCCGCAATGCGTGACCGCTTCCAGACCAAGGTGACCGAAGCGGATATTGACGGCAGTGGCGGCCTTTCCTTCGCCGAGTTCCAGGCGCTCAAGGCAGACGCGCCGGCCGGCCCGCCACCAGGTGTCGAGGAACTTAGTGCCGAGGAGCGCTTTTCCAGTTTGGATGCCGACGGCGACGGCGAAGTGACGTTCGCGGAATTCGAGGCCGCTCGGCCGAATATCGAGCCGCAATTCTCCGCGGAGAGCTTCACCGAGCTGCTGGCAGCGCAGGAAGAAAGCGCGAACAGCTCCGTCTCCCAGAGCACGACGGACGATCTGCTGAGCCAGTTGCTGGCGCAATTTCAGCAGTCCGGCGCGGATGCTG includes these proteins:
- a CDS encoding GtrA family protein, with product MKLQFLSFAVVGALGFLVDATALQLFLNVAGLDLYSARIGSFLVAVTFTWAMNRHFTFASDDPRLLREWFRFLSANSLGAGVNLGTYGILVWAIPIVAAHPVLGVAAGSIAGLAVNFLGSRFFVFRDVSGGDTGNRRPLDLSGVPWRPGGAQAFEFWLLAAGAVYALLCLSPSSYAISFQALALDPVGLFLGKARPIRSDEYAVWTPYIQIAVNNGFARFNETSPYLEDLRNFNALPLRDWGLIFKPQFWGFFVLDPAWAYSLHHAIFIVAFLAGWRRLFHLLGFGWSEATLAAFVVFFFPYTQLWWTTTGSLLAGFPWLIVCLFWQTAVWKRVLVLSWLSASWLISHLYPPIVVTCAFAGVVLLLAFRARETLRPSIILPGLLGAALGAAIAVFYLQDAFLVMSKTVYPGDRSIDGGQLSFWQWVSTFLPGLGTTGREPIVSTRNYLETVAGGSFLLAGCFLFCRWRSLKDLALSSDNAVRTARRRLLVLFAGTAVMSVWLLVPLPSEAGAVLLWDKFLAPRFVFALGLLSLSMAMLLAERLDFSVTPARLGVAALLLAGLYGGFRFSYQSQPDFDGLEVWGPILFLLVLGGESLLFRMRAFPAMLAASACAGALVYGTYNPLQSSYPIFHRPDHPGAEAFRSYQEANPENLLLIREVPGSILNAWGYRSVQHVLVSPQLEFFRERFPKLPEKQFNRIFNRYAHIQLTDEPIPYVPMPAPGVIQHDVIRVPMVAFEAGGSSVSTGGGRNGRDVAGLEIIEIAPRGVPLPDGVVDDVTWDEAARTMTLRGWARFSMLDPDNRLLVLAPGAESATQPEPVYRPDVVFALGNDQRLAFSGFTTTVHFGDGKGKPDTVCIWSRDSDQRLFRLGGAVKNWSGGACEPKAGAN